One Desulfovibrio fairfieldensis genomic window carries:
- a CDS encoding XRE family transcriptional regulator — protein MNTLGERLKLLRGETSQAAFAASLGIPQMTLSNYETGKSEPKLVLLKTICERFRLNTNWLLFGREPMTIDGDSSGLPDETMPPQCDVELKLIPLVEARISAGQGSLEVDGSSERSYAFRMDFLLRKGNPNAMVLMRVAGDSMQPEICHGDVVLIDQSKRSIIPGRIFAVGFEEAIYLKRIDMLPGKVILKSVNEECYPPVELSVSGDLGEQFRVIGQVLWSGREYR, from the coding sequence ATGAATACACTCGGTGAACGGCTTAAATTATTACGGGGTGAAACGTCACAAGCGGCTTTCGCTGCTTCGTTGGGCATTCCTCAAATGACGTTGAGCAACTACGAAACTGGCAAAAGTGAACCAAAATTGGTTTTACTGAAAACAATATGTGAACGATTTCGGTTAAACACAAATTGGTTGCTTTTCGGGCGAGAGCCGATGACCATAGATGGGGACTCATCCGGGCTACCAGACGAAACAATGCCCCCTCAGTGTGATGTTGAGTTAAAACTCATCCCACTAGTCGAAGCACGCATATCCGCAGGGCAAGGAAGCCTTGAGGTAGATGGAAGTAGCGAACGAAGCTACGCCTTTCGTATGGATTTTTTACTGCGAAAGGGGAATCCGAATGCTATGGTGCTTATGCGGGTAGCTGGTGACAGCATGCAACCGGAGATATGCCATGGTGACGTGGTACTTATAGACCAAAGCAAGCGCAGTATCATTCCAGGGCGTATTTTTGCTGTGGGCTTTGAAGAGGCAATTTACTTGAAAAGAATTGATATGCTTCCGGGCAAAGTTATTCTCAAAAGCGTTAATGAAGAATGCTATCCACCCGTAGAATTAAGCGTGAGCGGCGACTTGGGGGAGCAGTTCCGGGTTATCGGACAGGTGCTTTGGAGCGGGAGAGAATACCGCTAG
- a CDS encoding HTH domain-containing protein — MSLTFAQRMALGAERAKYRRRLQEVLDGQGLSGAALARKLGVSSEAIYRTLSGKIHSPKVLDWLREHGAAEEYLCDPRTADR, encoded by the coding sequence ATGAGCCTGACATTTGCCCAACGAATGGCCCTTGGGGCGGAGCGCGCCAAATATCGCCGCCGTCTGCAAGAGGTACTAGACGGCCAAGGGCTATCTGGTGCGGCTCTGGCGCGTAAATTGGGTGTGTCCAGTGAGGCCATTTACCGCACATTATCGGGGAAAATCCACAGCCCCAAAGTTTTAGATTGGCTGCGTGAGCATGGCGCGGCAGAAGAATATCTTTGCGATCCCCGTACGGCGGACAGGTAG
- a CDS encoding Mu transposase C-terminal domain-containing protein, whose amino-acid sequence MSDVHTTCTTQEIATFGGVTVKSILARAKRERWQSVQRTGRGGGKLWIVASMPKETRELIASGLLRQQYATHEADSCAIVGTIYSAKLGTAPAPVQPINYTPAPSATPLFPGASDRERAVATARLAFVREIERMSGVIGKEGAIRHLADSSRLGSLPSILMEQISTATACKRGGVLTRRTLYRWMADYAERGEAGLLPSQSKTVPIPSWFDDFLRHYQKPQHPSIALAYSDFCRELAARGEGNPPSIHAVRRLLAKMNAPEREAGRATGNALLKLRPYQRRNTSELWPGDVYTADGTTFDAEVLHPGNGQPFKPEVTAVLDVATRRCVGLSIALAESRFTVLDALRMACCFGGIPALFYSDGGPGYLNRLLLDDRTGMFQRLGIEPCRAIPGRPQGKGLMERGVKTLWVRAAQGLESYTGALMDGDAAHRNFKRSRAALKVGKRAVLPTWDEFKKHVLARVEEYNSSPHKGLPRYRDSLGRMRHYSPDEFWRSFEARGFTPVRVPEGMDSELFMPGERRKCRNGWVLFQNGNYFAPELADYHDAFVEVRYDIWDSSRVWCWTLDGQRICEAALEGNTRPYFQPSQVEAAREKRAKAQVGRINNKLQRVAPGAEIILPESDATPALDVADSTRPCIDLNPAPDAAPVEAEPEEQRPALFASQFERFRWLRRHPEQQTEADAAFITSYRKGEEYADMRELLEIEGID is encoded by the coding sequence ATGAGCGACGTCCATACCACATGCACAACACAAGAAATTGCTACTTTTGGGGGCGTTACCGTCAAGAGTATTCTTGCTCGAGCCAAACGCGAACGCTGGCAATCCGTCCAGCGTACCGGGCGCGGCGGCGGCAAGTTGTGGATAGTCGCCAGCATGCCCAAGGAAACCCGCGAATTGATCGCCTCGGGCCTGCTACGGCAGCAGTACGCCACGCATGAAGCGGACAGTTGCGCCATAGTTGGCACTATTTATAGCGCAAAACTTGGCACTGCTCCGGCTCCGGTCCAGCCCATCAACTATACACCCGCCCCCAGCGCAACACCGCTATTTCCAGGCGCGTCAGACCGCGAGCGCGCGGTGGCCACGGCCCGTCTGGCCTTTGTGCGCGAGATTGAGCGCATGTCCGGCGTTATTGGCAAGGAGGGAGCCATCCGGCATCTGGCGGACTCCTCGCGCCTGGGCAGCCTCCCCTCCATACTCATGGAGCAGATTTCCACGGCCACGGCCTGCAAGCGCGGCGGCGTGCTGACCCGGCGCACCCTCTATCGCTGGATGGCGGATTACGCCGAGCGCGGCGAAGCCGGGCTGCTGCCCAGCCAGAGCAAGACGGTTCCGATCCCCTCATGGTTTGACGACTTTCTGCGCCACTACCAGAAGCCGCAGCATCCGTCCATAGCCCTAGCCTACAGCGATTTTTGCAGGGAACTGGCAGCACGCGGAGAGGGCAATCCGCCCTCCATCCACGCAGTGCGCCGTCTGCTGGCCAAGATGAACGCGCCTGAACGCGAGGCGGGCCGCGCCACGGGTAATGCCCTGTTGAAATTGCGCCCCTACCAGCGCCGCAACACTTCCGAACTGTGGCCCGGCGACGTGTACACAGCGGACGGCACCACCTTTGATGCGGAAGTGCTGCACCCTGGCAATGGACAGCCGTTTAAACCAGAAGTGACGGCAGTGCTGGACGTAGCCACCCGACGTTGTGTTGGCCTCTCCATCGCTCTGGCGGAAAGTCGTTTCACGGTACTGGACGCCCTGCGCATGGCCTGCTGCTTTGGCGGCATCCCGGCTCTGTTTTACAGCGACGGCGGTCCCGGCTACCTCAACCGCCTGCTGCTGGATGACCGCACGGGCATGTTTCAGCGCCTGGGCATTGAACCCTGCCGCGCCATACCCGGACGCCCGCAGGGCAAAGGCCTCATGGAACGCGGCGTCAAGACGCTGTGGGTCCGCGCCGCCCAAGGTCTGGAAAGCTATACGGGTGCGCTGATGGACGGCGATGCCGCCCACCGGAATTTCAAACGCAGTCGCGCGGCCCTGAAAGTGGGCAAACGCGCTGTACTGCCCACTTGGGACGAATTTAAGAAGCATGTACTGGCGCGGGTGGAAGAATACAATTCCTCGCCGCACAAGGGGCTGCCGCGCTACCGCGACAGTCTGGGCCGTATGCGCCACTACTCGCCGGACGAATTTTGGCGCTCTTTCGAGGCTCGCGGCTTTACTCCGGTGCGTGTGCCGGAAGGCATGGATAGCGAGCTGTTTATGCCGGGCGAGCGCCGCAAGTGCCGTAACGGCTGGGTGCTTTTCCAGAATGGCAACTATTTCGCTCCGGAGCTGGCCGACTACCACGATGCCTTTGTGGAGGTCCGTTACGACATTTGGGACAGCTCCCGCGTGTGGTGCTGGACTCTGGACGGGCAGCGCATTTGTGAGGCTGCCCTGGAAGGCAATACCCGGCCCTATTTTCAGCCCAGCCAAGTGGAAGCGGCCCGCGAAAAGCGCGCCAAGGCCCAAGTGGGACGGATCAACAACAAGCTCCAACGCGTGGCCCCCGGCGCGGAAATCATCTTGCCGGAGTCGGATGCCACTCCAGCCCTGGACGTGGCGGACAGCACCCGGCCCTGCATAGACCTGAACCCGGCTCCGGATGCCGCTCCTGTTGAGGCGGAACCGGAAGAACAGCGCCCGGCGCTCTTTGCCAGCCAGTTTGAACGCTTCCGCTGGCTGCG